The Malus sylvestris chromosome 14, drMalSylv7.2, whole genome shotgun sequence genome segment aatattatttttaatcagaTTACGTTGTttccacaaaaaataaaataaaataatgttgTTTGATCCAATTTTGTCTAAGACGTAATGAAAATTACGCACTTATTTCATTTCGTATATGAATtatgaagagaagaaagagagaaacttGATTTGGTTGTGGTTGGTGGTTGCATGGGAGTTTCAGCAACGATGGGTGAGGAGTGCAACTATTTTCCTACGTTTGTTCTTTGTGGTTGTGAGAAAGTGTCGTTCATCTCCTACAACCTCTAACAACCataaaatttagagagagagagagagagagtgtgtgtgtgtgtgtcttacTTTCTAGTATTCTTAGAGTTTTCCTTAACAAAATGTTGGGAATATTTTGTGCTCAGATTTAAAGGGATTAAGTAACCCTCAGCCTAAGCGAGGGAGAGTAATGTATTTGATGTACATTATATTACTAATATGAACAAACTTACTTTGGTTGGAATAAGTAGTTTACTTTATACGAGCGATAATTCACATTAAACTAATTTAAACTACAATGAAGGAGAGTTGAGCTCGAGTTCATAGGAGGGAGAATCAAAACTAATCCCTCAGGTGCGGACTATGTAAGTTTCATAAAAACAACTTTTATTGGTCTTACCTACATTTTTAGTTATCTAATTGATGGTATATGGTTTATGTCAATTGGCTAGGACAATGCATCCCCGCATCCTTGTAGCCATACATAGATCCTCAGCCTGTAAAttagaggtttttttttttttcatttcgaCCAGTTTTCTTGTTCGGATTGTAGCGGGTATGGTTTAGTAGTAAAAGTGTGATTCGTCCTCCCACAACCAGGGTTGGGAGTTAACAATTTGCTGCAACAATGTACGAAAAGTTGCTTTATTTTGGCTACAAGATACGTCCTATAAAAAAAGATAGTTGTAGTAGAGACACACAAAGATCGAATAAGATGCAATTTCTTCGAGTTAAGTCAACCACGCATTCCGAAACCATATATATGCAAGCCACTCAAGTTTTTCTAGCATTGAAATTGATTATGTGTGCTTACAAGACCAAATACAGAGACCCTTTAAGCTACAGAGGTCATATACAGATCGAAAAGGAACGGAGCAAAGTATTTGTCatgtaagaaaaatattaattttcatCTGTACCCCAAGCATCATCTTTCAACTTTTGCCTCATGACTATGCGGCTCTTTCGATCATCTTCCTGTTTCTTTAAATCATTTGACCCAAAGGCCGTGGAAGGTAGTTTCAGTCCCATTCCATGAGCAATGAGCCTCTGAGCAGTTCTAGCTGATGTCTGTGGCCTTTGTCGAGGAGGTTCCAGATCTAGTAACGAATAGTATTAATACAATGTATGAGGCAAACAATATTTGTAGATAAGGGGACAAAAAAATAGTGGTCTCCTTTGTGTTGTAAGAGAATATTATTGTGTAACGGTAAAAAGTTCATGTTGCTTTTTTTACCTTTCGGTGAAATTGAGCTCAAAAGGAAATCATTCTCTTCAAGCACTCGCACTGTCATAGAACATCGAACGCAGCTAAGAGCTTCGAGTGctgcataaaaattaaaatcatgaaATGATTAAAGTAACTGCAAAGCAGAAACTTAAACGCAGACAATGAATCACAATTGTGTGCTTAATTCTTCCATTTAAGCCATCATCACATTTTGAAATCAACAAAAGAATGACACAGACATTGTAGCAAAAGAACATACATTAAGCCATCACCATAGCTAACTGTTTCAATAATGTTTCACCATTTAAGCATATTTGtcattgaaaatgaaaaaattaaGCAGCTTGAAAAAATGAAACAGCTCtatacaattttcttttaaatcatTTTAAGATTACAAGGCAGAAggctttttaaaattttaatctaaGACACGGGGATGTTGTCAAAATGTGAGATTGATTTGCAACTCAACTACCACCAAGTTAGAACACAAAAAGAAGGGATAATAGAACTCTGTGGTCATTGGTAGTAGAGAAACTTCTCGAAAATAAAAGATAGATAAAATTTCGTTCAAAGAGAATCTTCAGTGATATAGTTAGATAGTATTTTACAAGTCTTATACAGCTTAACACCCAGACTACATAAATAAGCATGAATTGGTGCATAAACTGCCCTCGAACTTGAATGAAAATAAAGGCACTAGGCATTACAAATACTCTTTTCCTCTATAATTTCCTGCTTATTAGGGTTTGATTAATGAAATCGAGCTTCAGTGTTTGAAAGAGGCACAGATTTCCTTATGTCGTTCTGTTCTTGTTACTGTTGAATTTACCTTTCAGGGATCCATGGTGGCACATTTGTGTTTATAATTCCTTGTATCTTTGCTATCCCAAATCAGATCTCTGTTCCTCCCAAATAAAgcctaaaaccctaaatatcTCAACCTAATGCTCCTCAATAGCTTTCAAAGCCAAAGTTCTCATCCAAAAATTCTAACAGACCTGTTCTCCCCAATCCACCACACGAAACATGCATAAGGAAGATCTCCTGACCTCCACCCTACAtcagtttctctctctacatccCTTTTGTTCCATCTACTTTCTATATTTCAAGATTGAACAGAAGAGTTTATCCACTCGTTTCGTTTCTGGAAAAATTgcaatctcttctttctcatATTGCTAAAaaccaattttatttttattgattcTTATAACAGGGTATTTTCTATGACCAGCATACACCAGCCATGAGCATCTTCAAAAAGTACTTGAGACCACACCCTTAACTTGCATTACCTTATTGTTACTGATAAGTATTGTTGGTTTACCATTGCTTCCAAAACATATGCAGATAGACTGTTGGCCAACAATTGTTAGGCTCTCTCTAGTCCCTACAACTAGAAGGCCCATATAGAATTCAACTTGCATTGAGTGTTTGTATCTAtgccctattttttttttcaattataatAAATTGTTAATGATTGTACCAGTTTTGAAACTGCACTTACTGCTCTATATCCTACTGTAGCTCAAATTTCAACATTATGAAGCTTCTTGATCAATGTCTGAAGGATGCTACATTTGTTTCCATTGTACTTTTACCATGCATGAGGAGTCCCATGACTGCAGGTAGTAACGACTAAATATCATAGTCAACCCTCATTCTGCCCAAAAATGGAATCAAATCACACACCCAGCCATGTCTGAACAACATTAAACACTCCTTCCTAAATCTAGGGGCTTTTGAGTTCTTACTTGGAACAAAAGTGAAATTATCAATTATCGGTTTTGTCCATTAAGTACAATGTACAACTGTTTTTGGTCACCCATTTATATCATCATCATACAACATGTGCAGCATAAATAACGAACAACACTAGCAGACCCGAGAAATCCACGTCTAAGTTTGTAATGCAAGAATCTCTAAAATTTAATCATAAACTCCAAATTtatgaagttgaaaaactcagtAATTGTGTAATTACCAATTGACGGTGTTTGGAAAACTGCAAGAGCAACTGTCTCATTGACCCAGCGAATAATAACTCCAGGATCTCTAATATTCACAAAAAGCTTCTCCAACTCTATTGTCGTAGTGCTTGGTGGAAAGTCAGCCAGAACAAGAATATGTTGTGTTCCATATTTTGCTGAATTCACAAGAACAAACACTCAGTTCCTGCATGCCATCTGAGATAAAATTTAAACCTACAGACTAGAACCCCTGGATGCTATTTGACAATGATTACAAACAAAAAGTAGCCAGAATTTTATAggatttattaaataatttacTTGTGAAGTTCTTTCATGTTCAACCAACGTGCAGACTTTCATATGGCAtcaacattttcttttctgggtcAGAATCATTAACAGGTTGGAAGCCAAGGAACATCACTATATAAAAGAGAACATAGCATACTGGTTCCTTCCAAATGAAATATGGAAAACAAATAACTTACATTTTATTACTTTTGGATCCCCCTCCAAATTATGGGACACATTTTCATCGTCTGGTGTATCATTATCAACAATTAACTTATCAGATACTTGATCACTGTAAAGTTCATGTTTCTTATATGAAAATGTTCCTCTTCCACGTCGCTTAGGGGTCTGAGCTTTGGTATCTTCCAAAGATAGTTTTGATACTTCAGGCAAAGATTGTGACGAGAGCAATTCATCAGGTGTGCGATCTGCAATAGATTCCCAATCTGCAGTCACAAAATTAACAAGGATTTCATAATTATCCTATAACAACTTGGAAATAGGAGGAAGCAATATCCACCACATCAACAATCAACACTAGCTACTGATTGAAACTTGCCTTCTTCTACTGACGAGTCTGAATGCAGCGGTAGCTCCGTCTCGACATCTTTTGTTAGACCAGTTGATTTACTTGAGGAATCACTCATGTTTCCTGCCATTACAAAGTATACATATGTTTTTAAACAATTAAAGCATCACATAAAAACAACTTTTCCCATATCCATTTATTGCTAATAGTAAGACACAAATGCAGATAGCGttattagtcaaaatggtcGATGATAAATTTCTCAACATATAACATTATATGTGTTTTGAAATATTTGTGGACTTTTGTCAGTATGACTCCGCTATCCTGATTGCAAATTATTGAATTCACTCCAACATCGAAACAATTACAACACTATGAAATCCACAAGTACGTGTATGTAGCTGCTTCCAAGAAGCATCTGAAAATGCATAATGAGTTAGCCACaccaaaaattgatttttctgaCATTAAAGAGACGGAGAAAAATAATTAACTGTCTACATCTTCCAACGTTTGCCAAGATTAGAACTGTTTGTTTACGAAATAATAGAAAAACTATATATCAACAATGCCCTGACAAGCTGCCCCAAGGGCCCAACCcttaaagattcaaaacaacTTGTAGCTTATGCTATAGAACCCATTAAGTGGCAACAGCGGAAAACGAAAACAGTTGTTTTCATTGCAATATAAGCTATATTACCAATATCACTATGTACTATTCCTGCAATGCAGCCACCTCGACTAAACATTAGAAACTAGATCCAACAGATGCATCGACCCAGACATAAACGTGCATAGACCAGCATACCTTATAACGATCAACTAAACACAAAAAAATCAATGAGCCATGTAATCGAATGTTACGATGAACCTTTTTGAATCCGATAACAAGGAAAACACGCGGTGCTAGTAATTGGGTATTTTACTTACCATCCAAAAAAACATACACTAATCAAACCAAACGCAACCTTCGCCTTCAACCAAGGCCGGAGAGACACAGACAAACCCAGACCCAATTTACCAGagcctaaaaacacttaaaagccCTTAGATTCCTAGAAGCTTCGGTCGAAattacgaaaaaaaattgaatctgcTTAAATGAAAGCCACAGATAAATGAGCACGTGAAGAAAAAACACAACAAAGTAGCGAGAGCTTTGAGCAGAAAAGGTCTGCTGAGAATCTAAGCTTTGGCTTGAAACAAGACCTGGGAGACACAGACAAGCACAGACCCAATTAAATCCTATATTCCTAGAAACTTCAGTCGAAATTATGGAAACAGACAATGCAATTGGATGAAGATGTAAAGCAGTAAGCGTAAATAGTTGAGGAGAGTGAAGCAGCAGAGCAAATTGAAGGCAGAAAATTTACCTTTTTAATGGATGGAtggaaagaggaaggaggaaggaggaagcaAGCGTAGTCGAACAAACGAAAGAGGGGATCTTGCGGGGAATGGGGGATCGGATGGATGTCAACACggtttctttttttattctgtGGTTTCTTCGGTCGTTCTGATTATCTGCTTACGTCAAATACTCATGCTTTAGTTTAGTTTTAGGCTAAATTCCTCGCCAATCACAGTTCATATtctatctttaaaacatttcaatattATACTTATCTTTAAATTTGTTGCAATATCATACTTTCTATCAGTTTGTTTGTCAATTCCTCTATTAAATACTGACGTGGCTTGAGACGGAACCCACCtcctattaaaaaattaattaaatattacaaATCAACTTTGATTATTACTTTGAAAAAAGGAGGCGGAGGAGTCAATTTGGGAGGCGACCACCTTGCTTAGAGTTGGTAAATGGAAATCGATTTGACGAGGGGGCTGGACTGGGAAGCCTAGTTGGCGGCAGAGGGAGCGTTGAGGTCAAGTAAGATGCAGTTGGGAATTGCCTGTAATTTTGGCTATGTTTAAGGAGgacgaagaaggaggaggatccAGGAGATGACAAAAAGGGATGACTGACGTTTTGGGGAGAAAGgagataataattttttaattaattttaattgttaaataaaaaattaataattagttaattttttattctagTTGGTGAATGAGTGGGTTCTATTCttgccacatcatcatttaacaatcaaattaacataaaatttaacagaagtctgacattgcaacaaattcataagctgatgtatgaagttgcaatgtttaaaatatgAGTTATGAGATTGTAGTTTGACTCATAGTtaaggtagttttatgtaatttacccttatttttattattatgggtaaattacagtttaccccctcaggtttgGGGTCGATTTCAATTACTTACAACATccataaaacatttcaatttcatacatttagttatcattttatttcaatttcatacatccgttagaaaatcAGTTAAGTAaaccatttagtgatgacatggCAAATATGAGATCTACAtttgtgctgacgtggctgacaAATTTGTGCTACGTGGCAAAAATTTTTTTTAggcatttaaaatataataatatttaccctattaaaaaaattaaaaaaaaaaacctagaaacTTAGAACCCCCGACCCACCTCTCTCACTTCCACTCTCTTCGCCTCccctcccatccaaaaacccaccccacccccacctccctGCAACCTCCCCACCCATCCCACCTCCCTTGCAACACCATAAAACAATCGCAAACAATCCAAACCCAATAAAATGCATATATGACAGAAAAAAACAGCAATCAGAAGATTCAAAAACCACTTGAGAGGGAGGGTCGGAAGAAGCGACctcttcacggacgagatctcCGGTGGCGATGTGAGGAACACCGAGGAGATTCGAAAGCTGATTGGCGTATGTGTATTTTTCGACGCCTGGCGAGCCCAAGAAGACCCACTGCACGTTGCGGTCCTTGGGATCCTTGACAACAAGATTGGGCATGGACCCCAAACTTGGGATTCTTGGTGGCAGATCGCCATTGCTGGTTGGAGGGAGTAGCTGAGGAAGTGTAGGGGGAAGTCGTCGGAAATAggtgggtggggtgggggggttggggaggtgggggtggggtgggtttttggatgggaggggaggtgagGTGAAGAGaatggaggagagggaggtgggtCGGGGGTTTCTgtgtttgtttggttttttttttattttttatttttaatagggtaaatattattatattttaaatacataaaaaattattttttttgccatgtggcacaaatttgttagccacgtcagcacaaatgtggatcccatatttgccacgtcatcacttaatggTTTACTTAATAGATTTTTTtaatggatgtatgaaattgaaataaaatgataagtaaatgtatgaaattgaaatgttttaaagatgttgtaaggaattgaaatcgacccCAAACCTAGGGGTGGGTAAAAGGGTCCTCGACCTGCGGGTCGGGGCAAATCCTTACAGTTCGGGGTGGgtccaaaaattataaatacaaaacGGGGCGGGCCAGGTCGGTTCCTAGTAAATAACGGGGCGGGTCAGTTCTAAAAATTAGAGAAAACGGGCCTCTGGCCTGGACCGTTCATTCCTACTGATTACTCTCTCTTTCTTATTATCAGATTCAGACCTAATTCACCCAACCCTCCCCTCTCAATCTCTTTCTTATTCTCAGACTCCACTTCGAGTTTCCTCCTCTGGTCTTCCCCcaatctctcatctctctcgatctctctcgaTCTCGAATACTTAATTTCCTTTTTCTCGATCTCTCTTTCCCacaatctctttctctctttctcccatCTCACCTGCCTTAAACACAGCTTAACCCCTTTCTTACTCTCATTCTCTCCAACCTTCACAAAGCATAACCATGCATATACCCAGCTCACCTGCCAAAAACCCAGTTCCTTCTCGAACCGGAGATCGCTCGACGGGAGCTCGATCTCGAGGTTTCGGACATGGTGGAGCTAGCTAAGGATCTGGGTGGGCCAATTCCGAGAATGGGTCTGGGTTAGGTCGGGCTTTGTTGAGACAATTTCCTTAAGCGATTTGAGGATGTTGAGAAAGGCGACGAGGTCCTGTTAGAAGGTTTGGTTTTCACCTGTTTAACGATATTACCAAAGGTATCAACACATTactctgtaatttttttttggttacaaCCTGGAGTGATTTGAGTTTGTGTGGAGGACGATCAAAAccggaaaaaaaagaaaaaaaaagaaaaaaaaaagaggatcgATCATGAACTGGCCCGTTTCAAACGGGCCGAGTTAGGTCCGGTTCCAGTGATCAGATTTTCAACACCTGGCCTGGCCCGTCCCGTTTCCTTTTTAAGCGGGTCCGGTCCagtcattttaaattttagccCTGCTcagcccgtgcccacccctacccaaacctgagggggtaaaatgtaatttactctaTTATTATTTACTTGTTATGGCTTATAATTAACTGAGGGAAACATGTGGTGCGGCATGGAGATATGGAGAAAATGACTTCAGttcttgtgcctttatttatagtaaatcAAGGAGGATTTTTTTGCTTTGCAAGTaattgtagacatgtaaattttgttgcatgcaaatgatgcatcacaaagctccacgtggTATATGACTTATCACAAATGGACAaatcatcaatgacatgtggcacaaatcaagcaaaggaagctcAAAAGCATTCCTAAAATGCGGCAAAGGGGAATAAATCTCCTTAAAATCAGCAAGTGGCCTAAATTGCTCCCAAAATcagaaagaaagctaaagcatcttcacaaaacatgcaagaattgaagattgctcgcaaaataggcaagaaagcccTATAAATTTCagccaagcaagggaaagtggttgaaattaagacacaaaacatgcctaaattctcccatggacaaattaagacacaaatcaaagccaaatccatccaaagacaagCTTTgagaattctataaatacaaggtcctcaAACAAGCATAAAGGTCGACAATTTCTACATTCAAAGGATGAAATTCTCACATTGAGAAGAACCTTTGCCAAATCTTTAAAGACTAATacgctgccaaagctctctttgaagaacgtacaaccaaagccgaagctttctttcgaccaaagccaaagcatttccttgaagaatcaacaagcacttgtgccaattccttcaagactttgttacaagctcaaaacttgtaatgATGTTCGATTCAAGATGAAgtcgccaagacccttgaatcaacaaagTCCTACATCAGCATCACCTTTGTCGTAGCCCTAAACATGAGGTGAAGACTATCCACtcattgtttcaagctcaaaacttgaagcaatcgttcaattGTTTgttcgagatcaagtcatcgcgacccttggatcaacaacctacacATCTATACAAAATTTGAAGATTGAATCAGacgaaaattgtaaacagagattaaccctacaaattcatcaatacaaatctactttgtacacgtgttctcacTTCATTCGTTATAgaatttttgtgtttacaaatttggcatgcTCGGTGGGAcctctctgcctctcatctctgtCTTCAAATCCACAAGAAACACATATGGTATCAAGAAATGATCAAGCTATTCCCGCAACCAACCAGAAGAACAAGAACATCTTTGCCGCAAGTGGTGGCACTTTGGGCGTCACAACCCGAAGCAAGGCAAGAACTATCTCTACCGTGCCTTCCACCCTTACATCAACTCTACTAAAGGAGCAAGAGCACCCGAGGCATGAGCCTGTGATCATGTAATACcccgtatttaaaaaaaaattattacatattatgtgtgtgtgtgtgtgtggataattattattttacgtaatgattttattaaatttattttatgcaaGAACCTACTTTTGATATGTAAAATAGTTTCGTTGTAAAATCCTTTTTGctacaaattatttcaaaaactagcTAGTAGTATTTCACGTTCGTATGtaattagagatatttttagtttgaattggagAAGGTGATTATGATGAGTTTGGCTTTATTGTTCTTACAAAGGCTAAGTGACGTTTTGGGCAACCATTAGAGAATAAAGATGAGGAGTTAGTCACTACTCTAGATAGGTTAAGGTGGAGAGTTTGTAACATTAGGAGTTAATGATTTGGTGATTACTCACCACTCTAAATGTGAAGGTGGAAGTCTACTTAAGGGGTGAGTTGGCAAGTTTGTATTCATTAGGAATGTAAGAGTTAAATGTTTGGTGATGATTCATCCCCCAAATTGTTTGGACGTGGCCTTTGGATGCAAGGAACATCTTGCATATTATTCCTTAGTTCATGATTTGCTTCACATTTGTTATTTTGTCATTGGACCACATTTCATTGTGATGATTAGGCTAACATTTGGTGTGTTTTCATTGGAACACATTTCATGATAATAATTAGCACAACACTTGCTTTCTTTCCATTGGCACACTTGTGGAGATTCTTTGGACAAGAAGATGTCATGCAATTTACATAAAGGAAGGAGGAAAGAAACAACGGAAGGACataaagaaaagaataagaggaaaagatagagaaaagaagaagaggaaaagatagaggaaagaagaagaagaaaagggagaggaaagaggaagaagaaaagagagaggaagaagaagaacaaaagaaagaaaaagaacaactCCAACAAAAAGTCATTCTTCCCTTCATATTACCTTCCTATTTTCTTTTACATGTTCTTAGGGCTCAAAGCcatctttcattgtatttgtaagtCTACCACATATAGTGAAATACAATGAAAACACAACCCTAGTGGATGTAGCCAAATTggtgaaccacttaaatcttgTGTTGTTTACATTTTGAGATCATTTCCATGAGAAGCACTTCCA includes the following:
- the LOC126600628 gene encoding uncharacterized protein LOC126600628 — translated: MSDSSSKSTGLTKDVETELPLHSDSSVEEDWESIADRTPDELLSSQSLPEVSKLSLEDTKAQTPKRRGRGTFSYKKHELYSDQVSDKLIVDNDTPDDENVSHNLEGDPKVIKSKYGTQHILVLADFPPSTTTIELEKLFVNIRDPGVIIRWVNETVALAVFQTPSIALEALSCVRCSMTVRVLEENDFLLSSISPKDLEPPRQRPQTSARTAQRLIAHGMGLKLPSTAFGSNDLKKQEDDRKSRIVMRQKLKDDAWGTDEN